A stretch of DNA from Myxocyprinus asiaticus isolate MX2 ecotype Aquarium Trade chromosome 32, UBuf_Myxa_2, whole genome shotgun sequence:
gtgcacagccattttcagatctctccagagatgttcaatcaggttcaagtctgggctctggctgggccactcaaggacattcacagagttgtcccagagccactcctttgttatcttggctgtgcgcttagggtcgttgttctgctgcattcatctttccctcgatcctgacttgtctcccatttcctgctgctgaaaaacatccccacagcatgatgctgccaccaccatgcttcactgtagggatggtattggccaggtgatgagcggtgcctggtttcctccagacatgacacttgccattcaggccacagagttaaatctttgtttcgcatggtctgagagtccttcaggtgccttttggcaaactccaggcgggctgtcatgtgccttttactgaggagtggcttccgtctggccactctaccatacaggcctgattggtggagtgctgcagagatggttgttcttctggaaggttctcctctctccacagagaaatgctggagctctgtcagagtgaccatcgggttcttggtcacctccctgactaaggcccttctcccccgattgctcagtttggccaggcagccagctctaggaagagtcctggtggttccaaacttcttccatttacggatgatggaggccactgtgctcattgggaccttcaatgctgcagaatattttctgtacccttccccagatctgtgcctcgatacaatcctgtctcggaggtctacagacaattccttggatttcatagcttggtttgtgctctgacatgcactgttaactgtgggaccttatatagacaggtgtgtgcctttccaaatcatgtccaatcaactgaatttaccacaggtggactccaatcaagttgtagaaacatctcaagtggaaacaggatgcacctaagctcaattttgagtgtcatggcaaagatttcaaacaaacttctttcacgttgtcattatggggtattgtttgtagaattttgaggaaaataatgaatttaatccattttggaataaggctgtaacataacaatataTGTGGAAAAAGTCTTTCTGTTTTTTCTGATTTTAATTTCGTGTAACTTGTTTTGCAAGAGTCTGACCTCTGTAGGCCCGGCATACATCATGGGTGAGGGGAAAATTGCCACAATGGTGCTTGCTGGATCCAGCACCCCCTCCTCCAACACAGCAGCATGCTGTTTCATGCGCCAGTCCAGTGGTACATCGTCTTCTTTGGTCCAGCCACCCAGAGGGTGCAACAGCAGCACAGGGTTCTTGTAGCCTCGCTCTAGCAGGCGGCGTTTGGTGTCCTGCATGAGGAGTGCATGGCCATTGTGCACAGGATTACGCAGCTGGAAGGCAAAGATGGCATCTGCAGGAAAGATATAATATTGACTCCTTTGCTTTGTCACAAGGTTaacaagtacttttttttaagtgtagctaAATATTTGGTAATTTGGTCAACCTTATTTTATGGTATTGTTATATTAagtttacatttatgaatttggcagatgattttatccatttgtgtgttccctggggatcgaacccatgaccttggcattgctagcaacATGCTCTATCAGTTCATTTTTAAAGCTATAGTTACAGCACCTTTATTATAGTGTTATAAAAGCTTTATAACTATTGAAAATGATTGAATGTTTCATTAGAATAAGAGtataaatattttgtaatgtttgCCTTATTTACATCAATTCCATGTGAAATATTTAATGTTTCACTTCCACAGCTTTCATTTTTACCTGCTCTCATTTGCTTAAATTTCTGTCTAAGCTCCTGAGGAGTAAGACGGTACTGGTCAAGACCATCATTCCACCTAATTCGCTCAAACACCTCCAAGTCTCCACCAGCCAGCCAATCACCACTCTCCATTACCATCTATACAAAGCAGAAAATCATATATTTGGCTAATTGTATTATCAAGTAAAACATATGAAGATATGGACAGTAATAAAAGAAGTGtaaatccagcctgatctcatgaaatttacatgacaatagcaacatttttgcaaaccaaaactaAGTGCTTCATTACAGGTTTgcctgcagtttcccagtgaaatgtccagcgggggtcACCAAAAAGCGAGTGAAAAGAGGTTAAGGAAGATATTAGATTGaggtttaaattagtaaattgtacctccctaacctaaaaaaaCTTTAGACTaatcctaaccaatagtgtccttaaagataaatgagaggtaaaccaTACAGACATCCTtgcccttaaccaacacctaaatctaaccgatagtgtcaggaTATGTACCCAGCACACAACGGtagagattttgaaaaaaaaaaaaaaagaaaagaaaaaatgcagGCACAGTAAAAATCCGTTAaaacgcacaatggacaaagcagtgccTAAAGAAATTACTTTTCATGGTTCGATGAACTTTcatagacggtgtgctgggacatcgtcccgctgttagtggagagaccactcgggacatcatggcagttacagtcgatgAGTTGTTATCGCtaatttatcttgctagctatctaatgtttacattcaatataaactcgatattctagataacatgatacctcagcttgaccTCCCCTTTTGCTTGTGAAAAGGGTGAGGTGTTTGACGTTGGTAACAGCTTTTGGCCCTGGCTGGCCAGTTGacagccctggctcgcactggcccgatagtggaaaagcgaaTATTGATCTGCTTATTTGTGAGAACACGAAAATTCCAAAAcacattttcataatattttgttTGAAAGAAAAATCATGAAAGaaagattctattggagagggatcactgtggggcaaagaaagttcaggtgtgtgtgtctgtgataatgttggatggataaatggatgttgGATAAATTTCAGGGTAGgataaaaagaaagcatgtactactcaagagtgtgtgtttgtgttgaatggacgttggatgcagttcagggtaggataaaaagaaagcatgtactactcaagagtgtgtgtttgtgttgaatggacgttggatgcagttcagggtaggataaagttaaaCTCTGTGGAAAAAAAAGCATGTACTACTCAAGAGTGTGCGTGCGTACGTgtgcaggtgtgtgtttgtgtgtgtgcatgcacatgagtgtgtgtatgtgcgtatgCACAGGTTCAAGGCCTTtatatttgcaagcacacatacacatatgtgctcatctaatgtATGAATATGCTGAACActcaatttttctcttatttttgatctcctccattcattttcaatggccagtcatttttgactgggaacaccacaagtgtgactttgtgcaattatttactaaataaaaaaaaattttcagaacaaacttcctggttaaacatttaCTACTAACACACTAGTGAGATAAATAgtacaaaatgttttcatatttaatattgccaaaattattcacaaataatgctttttcagCATTATTTGTAGAACACCAAAACTGTaacaaagtgaaaacaaaaacGCAAAAAATTACGATACCCTGGGTGAacaaagtcaaaatgttttagtccaataggataacattaactagcattttcaggcaaaagaatATCCTcttcgggtcaaaatgaccagaagaCAACATAAGGATTAACCTTatccaatgcctaaacctaaccgataagtgttcaaaaagataaatgagaggtgaacaaaacagacatccttacccttaaccaacacctaaatgatagtgttcaaaaagataaatgaggggTGTCAAAATGGACATCCTTACCCATAACCAAGACCTAAacgatagtgttcaaaaagataaatgaggggTGTCAAAAcggacatccttacccttaaccaacacataaacgatagtgttcaaaaagataaatgagaggtgtcAAAACGGACATCCTTAcctttaaccaacacctaaacgatagtgttcaaaaagataaggTGTCAAAAAAcggacatccttacccttaaccaacacctaaacgatagtgttcaaaaagataaatgagaggtgaacaaaacggACATTCTTACCCTTAACTAACACCTAAACCTTACAAAtactgttcaaaaagataaatgaggtgAACAAAATGGACATCCTTACCCTtatccaacacctaaacctaactgatagtggtGTAAAAGACAAatgagaggtaaaaaaaaaaaaaaagaaaaacagacatccttacccaaaACCAACAACTAAACCAACAACCgatatttgcttttaaaacactcttgacatgaaaagcacttttactgaagcaaccacattgtcgcttctatggcactttcacttCTCTTTCATTTCAAGTGTCCTTGGCTGGGCCCGAGGCTCGgtctccgagtccaaagtccaacactgtgAGCTAGGTGAGCTAGGGCAGAAGGTAATCACTTTGGGataagtgtgtaaatataggtgggtcattaattcatgcatttaaatgtatcgttgttcaaatgatgcattacagtaaaagcgtttagatatcataacatagcatgtgaaaataagtgtttataaagtcataaacagcaaTAGTAcaagtgatttgtgtgaaattgaaaaaaagCATAGTTGTTGTAgcgtctctagtgttcatttcaccaggaaactggagcGAAATGTAGAAAGCAGCACGTAAaaagttttacaaaaatgtagttatagtaacatttattctatgagacttGGTTGCATCAATCAGATGTGTCTTCCCACCTTGATATGTGGATGTCGGGGGCATGTTGTCCCCCACTGCCTGGCACACCTCTCTTCCTTACGATGCTCATAAAACTCAGGGTTGCGCATGATTGCCACTTTGCGACCTTTGAATTCCAGGGTAAAAGCAGCACAACCTTCCAGCCTCTCCTTGTCTTCCTTGGAAACGGGCAGCACGATAGGCACAGACATGTTGATGATCCCACCTACAAATATAAAACGATTTTGAATCTCAGGCTATAGATTCAGTACCAAAAGAGTTAAATACAGTGGTctcaaagtatttggacacttaagccacactttaaaatgtattatacaacAAACTATCAATCTGCATTTAATTTAAGGAAATATTGCACAAAAGCCATAGATATATTGAcaaaactatttggacactttctggcttTCAACAGTGATGAACTACACTTCTGTTAGGACACTGGTGTGaatttgaggggaactgacttcacacatccactaaaaattaccttacgaccagttggttaaaagtcattgcaaaaaaaaaaaaaaaaaaaagtgatattagTTCTAAGAAAACGTCTgctttgtatctaatgcaatgacatgcaTGCATTTCTAAGCatgacttaaagctgcactacgtaaaatgttttgcttacaacattttttacaaattgccattattgactgAGTACATCAGAAATGTCATTACCTTACCCCGaatcactacggtaagcctataaaaattatttgtattttgagctgtagGGTCGGCTTTGGTGCGAAATTGCTGGCTTATGACATACATCCTTGCATCAtcacgtcatgtccgtaaacacaggaaagaagtaccggcCATCACATGTTCTGGCTGGGGAAACTacattcagttcagtcagtcacactcgCTGCAGTCTGCATGGATGTATATCTGTTATcaatttggcaaagttgtttacctgctataatgcttggatatgttttctggtagggttgttgaagcttacactgattgtcatgcttgtatgaatcgaatATTACTTCTGCATTAACCGCTCACGATGCATCTACGTTGTCGGGGGAAGTCACtatgacatgtttactaatatttatgacttctgaaattgaatTCTTGTAACTTTTATTGCCTATTTAAGCATACTATActatataaagtatattttatccccatcattactgaatcctcgttttatattttttgttaaaggTGTTACTATGTGCactgcatagacatactattttagtattacgttcacttgcattatcaactaagGCTGTccgatataatataaaaataataaagtcttccactgAACTCGTATCAGCAATATCACGAGTTTTACcttttaaattgataagtgtagtacaatacaaacattaacagtagaaaaaacactttaaaatatactggtaactggtggtgattgagTTCCCTGTTCTCCATGTGAAAGCACTAAGTATAGTgtcagagatagatagatagatatatatatatatatatataaatatataaaagctaGAAAATAAGACTGAAAATTCATTATCTACTATCTGATTCCAAACCATTAGTTTGAAAATGTTCTTACCATCAAGTAAAGTTCCAAAGTGCAGTACTTGCAGGAATTCTCTCTCCCTCATGAATCCTCTGAGTGGAGTCGCCCATCCCTCAGCCAGAACCTGCACCCACTGCAAGTCCAGCTACAGGACCAGAGAGAGACCAACATTCAGAACTTGATTTCAATTAAAGGcaagaacaatgttttgatacaAAATAACAACTTGGATTAAAACAGTGAATTCTCTCCAAGTTATAGGGTGATTAATGGACTTTAAAAATAACTTAACTCAAAAGAACAgtttctagccaattaaataaTTTAGAGCGGAGTGTAATTAATATAGACTTTTTATGatgttttaagattttaaataattattttaggcCTGTCCAGacctgaaaaaaacaaattactAAAATTCTCTGGTATTTCCAGGTTTGAAGAAATGTAAATTGTCAGTTGACTTTCCCTTCCAAAAACCAAGCTACAAAGAAAAGCTCACAGTTAACGGAACTGTGATGAAATGCCTGTGGTGTAACATACATGGCGGTTGATTTCCACAGCAGTGGGTAATCTGTGTTTGAAGGGTTGCTTTTGCTGCATTACCTCTGTGATGGTGACCGTTTGAAGTGTACTGGCATTACTCAGCACCAGGTCCAGCTTGTTTTCAGGAACAAATAGCTCATTCACTTCCTCTGTTACACCCGTGGGCACAATATCCTGTTATAAACCAATCATCAGTGATTGTCTATTATTTATCTGAAACTGCCAATGTCCAGCACTTTCTGGCataatcatatggattactggcAAAACACAAGGATCCATTTGATGAGCAGAACTGAATCAATGACCCACCTGTTCCTTCAAGAGCTCCACTAGTTGCTGAATGCAGTCATTAACAGTAAGCTCTCCTGTCTTTAACACAAGCTCAGGGGATTCAGGTTTCTCATAGTCAGAGTCTATTCCCGTAAAACCTATGCAATAAAAAACATATGAGTGAAACTTTTTCTAAATACGAGTATCTATTAAACTTTTTTGCTCTTATGTAAATAACTGGCAAATTTTATATGATGGCTCTGAATTCTTAAGACCAATAAAAGGATGAATGTGaggcatgtgattttttttttcaatgtaaaaatactttcacCAATCACAGCttaatacacagaatcaacattaagTCATTCGAAAGTTAATTTCCCCGAAAACACAGTGGcacaatcaaaacattgctctgtttgtttgagcatttgcAACATTGGCTTAGTAGTGGCTTAGTTATGgggcattattttttacattctggttggtgatgctagtggcaaagaaaatacaaacttttctccccaatttggaatgcccaattcccaatgcactgtaagtcctcgtggtggcgtagtgactcacctcaatctgggtggaggatgaatctcagttgcctctgcatctgagaccgtcaatcacgcatcttatcatgtggcttgttgagcgcattaccgcggagacatagcgcgtgtggaggctccacgctattctccacggcatgctattttattctccattgcttcgctttatttccagatattctagagttgttgctgtgtttgtaacCTTAACTTTCTATCGTGCCCTGCAGCAGAATTGCTCTGCTATAgtagggtttccctcttacatataACTCTGGGATTCCTCAATGTGAGGGaccatttatattttacattcgtgtttaaatgggtatagtttatagtgtatgtgcttttcccgctgtactcccagaaatctttaattctttccgctgtgttgacttgttgggctctgtcctatgacgtttgttatctggTCTGTTCACGCATGtacacactcttcaaaaacctgtaagaatggcGTTACGTGcttacatgaccacattaagccACGTTCACTGGgtgaaacctgggtgtgttaaactaCTTTCTTAATCCCTTGCGGcataaggaaatcagcattctcatttacatgacatttcagaatgccgctttctgtgAACAACctgaaataaaccattttcttatgttcatgtaaacgtggtcattgtGACAAACAAAAGCACATCAAAAACAAGTATTACAAACATAGTAAAGTCACAAAAATGTACCTTTAATCTCTCCAGCACGGGCCTTTTTATAAAGACCTTTCACGTCTCTGCTCTCACACACCTCCAGAGGGGCATTTACAAACACCTCAAAAAACGGCAGACCTGCGCTCTCATGGATCTTCCTGGCCTCGTTTCGATCCTGTTTTGAGTCAGTGCACATACAACCATCGTCTCAACCCATCCAGTTTCAAAATGTCTTGGAAAATGTTATGTAATTCGGGATCCTCTCATGTCACACAATATCATCATACCTTAGTAAACGGTGAAATAAAACTAGTGATGCAAACCAGTCCGGCATCTGCAAACAGTCTGGCCACCTCTGCAATACGTCGGACATTCTCTTCCCTGTCAGCTGCTGTGAAGCCCAAGTTCCTGTTCAAACCATGTCGAATATTGTCCCCATCAAGTGAGTAGCATGGAATGGCATGAGAAACTAGATATTCCTCCAAAGCGAATCCAATAGTTGTCTTTCCTGCACCAGACAGCCCTGTAGGAAACCTCATCATAAACGTCATCAAAATAGTGTTTGATGAGCTACATTGTATTGacttaaatggacagttcacccaaaaatgtaattctctcatcatttactcatcctcatgccatcccagatgtgtatgattttctttcttctgctgaacacaaacaaagatttttagaagaatatttcaactctgtaggtccttaaaatgcaagtaagtggtggccaaaattttgaaggtcctaagaagcacataaaggcagcataaaagtaatccatatgactccagtggttaaatccatgtcttctgaagcaatatgataggtgtgggtgagaaacagatcaatatttaagtccttttttttttttactataaatctccactttcacattcttctagttttgtttttggcaatttgcaatCTTCGagcatattgccatctactggacagggaggagaatgtaaagtaaaaattgacttattgatccgtttctcacccacacctattatatcgcttctgaggatatggatttaaccactggagtcttatggattacttctatgctgcctttatgagctttttggagcttcaacat
This window harbors:
- the LOC127423439 gene encoding bifunctional 3'-phosphoadenosine 5'-phosphosulfate synthase 2-like gives rise to the protein MSGMQKQKTNMQRATNVVYQAHHVSRSKRGQVVGTRGGFRGCTVWLTGLSGAGKTTIGFALEEYLVSHAIPCYSLDGDNIRHGLNRNLGFTAADREENVRRIAEVARLFADAGLVCITSFISPFTKDRNEARKIHESAGLPFFEVFVNAPLEVCESRDVKGLYKKARAGEIKGFTGIDSDYEKPESPELVLKTGELTVNDCIQQLVELLKEQDIVPTGVTEEVNELFVPENKLDLVLSNASTLQTVTITELDLQWVQVLAEGWATPLRGFMREREFLQVLHFGTLLDGGIINMSVPIVLPVSKEDKERLEGCAAFTLEFKGRKVAIMRNPEFYEHRKEERCARQWGTTCPRHPHIKMVMESGDWLAGGDLEVFERIRWNDGLDQYRLTPQELRQKFKQMRADAIFAFQLRNPVHNGHALLMQDTKRRLLERGYKNPVLLLHPLGGWTKEDDVPLDWRMKQHAAVLEEGVLDPASTIVAIFPSPMMYAGPTEVQWHCRARMIAGANFYIVGRDPAGMPHPETKQDLYDPTHGGKVLTMAPGLTSLEIIPFRVAAYNKVKKAMDFYDKERHVEFEFISGTKMRSLARSGQNPPDGFMALKAWKVLAEYYSSLQKDQ